One Camelina sativa cultivar DH55 chromosome 3, Cs, whole genome shotgun sequence genomic window carries:
- the LOC104779182 gene encoding uncharacterized protein LOC104779182, with product MGVDPWLPTSPPRPPTVLNEHSSELPVQLLIDQHTKQWDEIKLAAYIDPSDHYLIRKIYLPQTDESDNYLWNLTTDGQYKVKSGYWQALTMTRTEDTPQAPLATTPDIAANIWKLDISPKLKHFLWRMASRALGVADNLRRRNIHVIPYCSICCTELETSEHLFFSCTNSIAIWRTLGISTTMLSDPAIAVDNKLRYLFNIHQDHSLPQISSYAPFWLLWYLWKSRNNLVFNHKMMDQNVISTQILSDVEEWITNTSPQSDEGHEVHRARSQGTKWTPPDQRWVKCNYDASHHDGDRNSGLGWILRTTTGAFLEAGMGKFQGRATIEESEYYSIIR from the exons ATGGGTGTCGACCCCTGGTTACCAACCTCGCCCCCACGCCCTCCGACTGTCCTCAATGAGCATAGTTCTGAGCTACCAGTGCAACTACTGATAGATCAACACACCAAACAATGGGACGAGATTAAGCTAGCCGCATATATTGATCCGAGTGATCATTATCTTATACGGAAGATATATCTCCCTCAGACTGATGAGTCAGACAATTATCTCTGGAATCTCACAACGGATGGTCAGTACAAAGTGAAATCTGGTTATTGGCAGGCCCTAACTATGACAAGAACTGAAGATACACCTCAAGCTCCACTAGCTACTACGCCAGATATTGCTGCTAACATCTGGAAATTGGATATTAGTCCAAAACTTAAGCATTTTCTTTGGAGAATGGCTTCAAGAGCTTTAGGCGTTGCTGATAACCTAAGACGCAGAAACATTCATGTCATCCCGTACTGCTCCATCTGCTGTACGGAACTGGAAACGAGTGAACACCTATTCTTCTCATGCACTAATTCTATTGCGATCTGGAGAACACTAGGAATCTCTACCACAATGCTATCAGATCCGGCTATTGCAGTAGATAACAAACTCAGGTACCTCTTCAACATCCATCAGGACCATAGCCTCCCTCAAATTAGTAGTTATGCTCCGTTCTGGTTGTTGTGGTACTTATGGAAGAGTCGTAACAATCTGGTTTTCAACCACAAAATGATGGACCAAAACGTCATCAGCACGCAAATACTTTCTGATGTAGAGGAATGGATTACCAATACGTCTCCACAATCAGACGAAGGACATGAGGTTCACAGAGCCAGATCACAAGGTACAAAATGGACTCCACCAGACCAAAGATGGGTTAAATGTAACTATGATGCCTCCCACCATGACGGAGATCGCAATTCAGGTCTTGGATGGATCCTCCGTACTACAACTGGTGCTTTTCTTGAAGCAGGAATGGGAAAATTCCAAGGACGAGCTACCATTGAAGAATCTGAAT ATTACTCAATAATAAGATGA
- the LOC104777679 gene encoding protein DETOXIFICATION 33-like (The sequence of the model RefSeq protein was modified relative to this genomic sequence to represent the inferred CDS: added 3 bases not found in genome assembly): MVGKDNTLPLLDPRDPPEINGTKPASKVWAKEFGEESKRLWELAGPAIFTAISQYSLGALTQTFSGRLGELELAAVSVENSVISGLAFGVMLGMGSALETLCGQAYGAGQIRMMGIYMQRSWVILFTTALCLLPVYIWAPPILSFFGEAPKISNAAGKFALWMIPQLFAYAANFPIQKFLQSQRKVLVMAWISGVVLVIHAVFSWLLILYFKWGLVGAAITLNTSWWMIVIGQLLYILITKSDGAWTGFSRLAFQDLYGFVKLSLASAVMLCLEFWYLMVLVVVTGLLPNPLIPVDAISICMNIEGWTAMISIGFNAAISVRVSNELGAGNAALAKFSVIVVSITSTLIGVVCMIVVLATKNSFPYLFTSSEAVAAETTRIAVLLGFTVLLNSLQPVLSGVAVGAGWQALVAYVNIACYYIIGLPAGLILGFTLDFGVQGIWGGMVAGICLQTLILIGIIYYTNWNKEAEQAESRVQRWGGTARE, translated from the exons ATGGTTGGAAAGGACAACACTTTGCCGTTGCTTGACCCTCGTGATCCGCCGGAAATTAACGGAACCAAACCGGCGTCTAAAGTATGGGCCAAAGAGTTCGGCGAAGAGTCCAAGCGGCTTTGGGAGCTAGCGGGGCCGGCGATCTTTACAGCCATCAGTCAATACTCTCTCGGCGCACTCACTCAGACTTTCTCAGGTCGTCTCGGCGAACTCGAGCTCGCCGCCGTTTCAGTTGAGAACTCTGTCATCTCCGGTCTTGCCTTTGGTGTCATG TTAGGGATGGGGAGTGCGTTGGAGACATTGTGTGGACAAGCATATGGCGCGGGACAGATTAGGATGATGGGAATATACATGCAGCGTTCTTGGGTCATTCTCTTTACCACTGCTTTGTGTTTGCTTCCCGTCTACATTTGGGCTCCTCCTATTCTTTCCTTCTTCGGCGAGGCTCCTAAGATCTCTAATGCCGC GAAATTCGCACTGTGGATGATTCCACAACTATTTGCGTATGCAGCCAACTTCCCGATACAGAAATTTTTGCAGTCACAGAGGAAAGTTCTTGTGATGGCTTGGATCTCTGGAGTGGTTTTGGTTATACACGCAGTTTTTAGCTGGCTCTTAATCCTTTACTTTAAGTGGGGACTTGTAGGTGCAGCCATCACTCTCAATACCTCGTGGTGGATGATTGTTATTGGTCAGCTTTTGTATATCTTAATCACTAAATCAGACGGTGCATGGACTGGATTTTCTCGGCTGGCGTTTCAGGACCTCTATGGATTTGTCAAACTTTCCTTAGCCTCTGCTGTTATGCTTTG TTTGGAGTTTTGGTACTTGATGGTTCTAGTCGTTGTTACCGGTCTTCTTCCTAATCCGTTGATACCAGTCGATGCCATCTCCATTTG CATGAACATAGAAGGGTGGACTGCCATGATATCAATAGGGTTTAACGCTGCCATAAG TGTGAGGGTATCAAATGAGCTGGGTGCGGGAAATGCAGCTTTAGCTAAATTCTCAGTGATAGTTGTCTCCATAACTTCAACTCTTATCGGGGTTGTGTGCATGATTGTTGTCTTAGCCACAAAAAACAGCTTCCCTTATCTTTTCACTTCTAGCGAAGCAGTGGCAGCAGAAACCACAAGAATAGCCGTCTTGTTGGGCTTCACTGTCCTCTTGAACAGCCTCCAGCCCGTCTTGTCAG GGGTTGCGGTTGGAGCTGGGTGGCAGGCTCTGGTTGCATACGTGAACATTGCGTGTTATTACATCATTGGACTTCCCGCTGGTCTTATTCTTGGATTCACACTAGACTTTGGCGTTCAG GGAATATGGGGAGGTATGGTAGCTGGAATATGCTTGCAAACTCTTATATTGATTGGGATCATCTACTACACTAATTGGAACAAAGAG GCTGAGCAAGCGGAGAGTCGGGTTCAGAGATGGGGAGGAACAGCTCGGGAGTGA